In Luteitalea sp. TBR-22, one genomic interval encodes:
- a CDS encoding TonB-dependent siderophore receptor has product MSLEVRDAAGAMVPGAAVVSVEGTVLTVSDADGRACVAPSQRVRVEVPGLGSADVAATTGPVSVVLSPNFSADVEVAAERRDARLRDAPVRTEVVSRDFVEQVGARTLADAVEYTTGVRVENNCQNCNFSQVRLLGLEGPYTQILMDGQPTLSSLAQVYGLEQIPARLIDRIEVTKGGGAALLGPGSVGGVINVVTREPATRGYQVDTTVGTAGGTPLTSTSAALDWVSADKRGLVTAYGQADRVSAIDLTGDGYTEVSRRALEAGGVRGHRVLLDNRARITLDASAMHEDRRGGNALDLPPHEADVAEAIDTRREAATLTWLHAPTPRSDYRLTVSAADTRRDSYYGVGRDPLAYGDTRSRLGVADLLINRYATRHVVSGGAQVTLERLQDSQPGYGRALDLRYQQVGAFVQDEWTFRPGWQVLTGVRVDRHSALSRAQVLPRAALRASPRPFLDLRVSYAQGIRAPQVFDEDLHIASVGGEARVVVVDPALRPERSTNWMAGAEWKPTLWGGQALLEANAFHTRLRDQFHLQEDDLPDTGVHEFRKVNLGTATVRGVEANLGWGRGDHLVLQGGFVLQRSTFGQPDPDFGSTRFFRTPDVYGNASITLKELLPVDLFAGLRVTGPMLAPHFAGAIPEDRLERTPSFVQVDVSASRRLTSMLALTLAVRNLTNAYQRDLDQGPLRDSAYVYGPRFPRTVQLSLRVGR; this is encoded by the coding sequence ATGTCCCTCGAGGTCCGGGACGCGGCCGGTGCGATGGTCCCCGGCGCCGCGGTGGTTTCCGTCGAGGGGACGGTGCTGACGGTGAGTGACGCCGACGGCCGTGCCTGTGTGGCGCCGTCGCAGCGCGTGCGGGTCGAGGTGCCTGGCCTCGGCTCGGCCGACGTCGCGGCCACCACGGGCCCGGTCTCGGTGGTCCTGTCGCCGAACTTCAGCGCCGACGTCGAAGTCGCCGCCGAGCGGCGTGACGCGCGGTTGCGCGACGCGCCGGTCCGGACCGAGGTCGTCTCGCGCGATTTCGTCGAGCAGGTCGGGGCGCGGACGCTGGCCGACGCGGTGGAGTACACGACGGGCGTGCGGGTCGAGAACAACTGCCAGAACTGCAACTTCTCGCAGGTGCGCCTGCTCGGGCTCGAGGGGCCGTACACGCAGATCCTGATGGACGGGCAGCCGACGCTGTCCTCGCTGGCGCAGGTCTACGGGCTCGAGCAGATTCCGGCGCGCCTCATCGACCGCATCGAGGTCACCAAGGGCGGCGGCGCGGCATTGCTGGGGCCCGGATCGGTCGGCGGCGTGATCAACGTGGTGACGCGGGAGCCCGCGACGCGTGGCTATCAGGTCGACACGACGGTGGGGACGGCGGGTGGAACTCCGCTGACGAGCACCTCGGCGGCGCTGGACTGGGTGAGCGCCGACAAGCGTGGGCTGGTGACCGCATACGGCCAGGCCGACCGTGTCTCGGCGATCGACCTGACGGGCGACGGCTACACCGAGGTGTCCCGGCGGGCGCTCGAGGCCGGCGGCGTGCGCGGCCACCGCGTGCTGCTCGACAACCGCGCGCGGATCACCCTGGACGCGAGCGCGATGCACGAGGATCGGCGCGGGGGAAATGCCCTCGACCTGCCGCCGCACGAGGCCGACGTCGCCGAGGCCATCGACACGCGACGCGAGGCCGCGACGCTCACCTGGCTGCATGCCCCGACGCCGCGCAGCGACTATCGCCTCACGGTGTCGGCCGCCGACACCCGGCGCGACAGCTACTACGGCGTCGGTCGCGATCCGCTGGCCTACGGCGACACGCGCAGCCGGCTCGGCGTCGCCGACCTGCTCATCAACCGGTATGCGACGCGACACGTGGTGAGCGGCGGCGCGCAGGTGACGCTGGAGCGGCTGCAGGACTCGCAGCCCGGTTACGGTCGCGCCCTCGATCTCAGGTACCAGCAGGTCGGCGCCTTCGTGCAGGACGAGTGGACGTTCCGGCCGGGGTGGCAGGTGCTCACCGGGGTGCGCGTCGATCGCCACTCGGCACTGTCGCGGGCGCAGGTCCTGCCGCGTGCCGCGCTGCGCGCTTCGCCGCGCCCGTTCCTCGACCTGCGCGTCTCGTACGCACAGGGCATCCGCGCGCCGCAGGTGTTCGACGAGGACCTGCACATCGCCTCGGTGGGCGGCGAGGCGCGCGTCGTGGTCGTGGACCCGGCGCTGCGCCCCGAGCGGTCCACCAACTGGATGGCCGGGGCCGAATGGAAGCCGACGCTCTGGGGCGGACAGGCGCTGCTCGAGGCCAACGCGTTCCACACACGCCTGCGCGATCAGTTCCACCTGCAGGAAGACGATCTGCCGGATACCGGTGTGCACGAGTTCCGCAAGGTGAACCTGGGCACGGCCACCGTGCGCGGCGTCGAGGCCAACCTCGGGTGGGGGCGCGGCGACCACCTGGTCCTGCAGGGCGGATTCGTCCTGCAGCGCAGCACGTTCGGCCAGCCGGACCCGGACTTCGGCAGCACGCGCTTCTTCCGCACGCCCGACGTGTACGGCAACGCGTCGATCACGCTGAAGGAACTGCTGCCGGTGGATCTGTTCGCCGGGCTGCGGGTGACCGGCCCGATGCTCGCGCCGCATTTCGCGGGGGCCATTCCGGAAGACCGACTCGAGCGCACGCCGTCGTTCGTGCAGGTGGACGTCTCGGCGTCGCGGCGGCTCACCTCGATGCTCGCGCTCACCCTGGCCGTGCGCAACCTCACCAACGCGTATCAACGCGACCTCGATCAGGGGCCGCTGCGCGACTCGGCCTACGTGTACGGGCCACGGTTCCCGCGCACGGTGCAGCTGTCGCTGCGCGTCGGCCGATGA
- a CDS encoding TlpA disulfide reductase family protein: MRASLLVIVAAMATAGWLTPGALEAEARSRAADAAGSVIVENRLAPAGTAGLPATLRVVDIDGRPWTATQLRGRVVLIDFWATWCAPCLADLPRLQRLQARHGRTDLTILGVSLDRGSVRDLRSWLQRQGIDWPQVREAGAFDGPLARTFGVVAVPATFLFRRDGRLEASYLRGAGLEARVSRLVEER; the protein is encoded by the coding sequence ATGAGAGCGTCGCTCCTGGTAATCGTGGCCGCGATGGCCACAGCCGGCTGGCTGACCCCGGGCGCGCTCGAGGCAGAGGCCCGTTCCCGCGCGGCCGACGCGGCGGGTTCGGTGATCGTCGAGAACCGTCTGGCGCCGGCCGGCACCGCAGGACTGCCGGCGACCCTGCGGGTGGTGGACATCGACGGGCGGCCGTGGACGGCCACGCAGCTGCGCGGGCGGGTCGTGCTGATCGACTTCTGGGCCACCTGGTGCGCGCCCTGCCTGGCCGACCTGCCCCGCCTGCAGCGCCTGCAGGCGCGCCACGGCCGGACCGACTTGACGATCCTCGGGGTGAGCCTCGATCGTGGCTCCGTGCGTGACTTGCGGAGCTGGCTGCAGCGGCAGGGCATCGACTGGCCGCAGGTGCGCGAGGCCGGCGCGTTCGACGGTCCGCTGGCCCGCACCTTCGGCGTCGTCGCCGTTCCCGCGACGTTCCTGTTCCGCCGCGACGGCCGCCTCGAGGCGTCCTACCTGCGGGGCGCCGGGCTCGAGGCGCGGGTGAGCAGGCTGGTGGAGGAGCGATGA
- a CDS encoding iron dependent repressor, metal binding and dimerization domain protein yields MTGVVIWWIVVAVVVGAIVIWPRYGALARGRRSAASRRQERGDNALKHLLHEAQAGRSGSFASLKGTLGLGDRALLRVMEGLRAGGLTASEGGRYHLTASGEQRARHLVRAHRLIERYLADEARLPLTDVHRVAERLEHRLSEAEADRLSASLGHPERDPHGDPIPWAGESSDDPGTPITAWRTGQDGRIAHLEDEPAATFRALVDLGLQPGQAFHVVEATADALHLHVEDRPVRLPLEHAGNVFAQPLEAGAGQTTGLLRLSDLPPGQDGDIVSLSPSCQGFTRRRLLDLGFTPGTRVRPVLETFAGDPRAFRVRGTTIALRRDQSSAVIVRRAGSSSAGAREAQA; encoded by the coding sequence ATGACCGGCGTGGTGATCTGGTGGATCGTGGTGGCGGTGGTCGTCGGGGCAATCGTGATCTGGCCCCGGTACGGCGCCCTGGCACGCGGCCGGCGATCGGCGGCGAGTCGACGGCAGGAGCGCGGCGACAACGCCCTCAAGCACCTGCTCCACGAAGCGCAGGCCGGGCGATCCGGATCGTTTGCCTCGCTCAAGGGCACCCTCGGCCTCGGTGATCGGGCGCTGCTGCGGGTGATGGAGGGGCTGCGGGCCGGCGGCCTGACCGCGTCGGAAGGCGGGCGCTATCACCTCACGGCGAGCGGCGAGCAGCGCGCCCGCCACCTGGTGCGCGCCCATCGGCTGATCGAGCGCTACCTCGCCGACGAGGCGCGCCTGCCGCTCACCGACGTGCACCGGGTCGCCGAACGGCTCGAGCACCGGCTCTCGGAGGCCGAGGCCGATCGCCTGTCGGCCTCCCTCGGGCATCCCGAGCGCGATCCTCACGGGGATCCGATTCCCTGGGCCGGGGAGAGTTCAGACGATCCCGGGACGCCGATCACGGCGTGGCGGACCGGCCAGGACGGCCGCATCGCCCATCTCGAGGACGAGCCGGCCGCGACCTTCCGCGCGCTGGTCGATCTCGGCCTGCAGCCCGGGCAGGCGTTCCACGTCGTCGAGGCGACCGCCGACGCGCTGCACCTGCACGTGGAAGACCGCCCGGTGCGGTTGCCGCTCGAGCACGCCGGCAACGTGTTCGCGCAGCCGCTGGAAGCGGGCGCCGGACAGACCACGGGCCTGCTGCGGCTCTCGGATCTGCCTCCCGGGCAGGACGGGGACATCGTGTCGCTCTCGCCCAGCTGCCAGGGGTTCACGCGGCGCCGGCTCCTCGACCTCGGATTCACGCCGGGGACACGCGTGCGGCCGGTGCTCGAGACGTTTGCCGGCGACCCGCGGGCGTTCCGCGTGCGCGGCACCACCATCGCGCTGCGGCGCGATCAGTCGTCGGCGGTGATCGTGCGTCGCGCCGGCAGCAGCAGCGCAGGCGCACGGGAGGCACAGGCATGA
- a CDS encoding FeoB small GTPase domain-containing protein has translation MSGHDCESCPVAAELAPMGMQVGAIDRVIALAGNPNTGKSTLFNALTGLHQHTGNWPGKTVTRAEGGFAWNDVRYKIVDLPGTYSLLSASQDEEVARDFILFGQPHAVIVVTDASALERNLNLALQVLEITDRVVVAVNLMDEARRKGIDVDTRSLSRDLGVPVVPIVARTGEGMPALLSAVDGVSSGAISTSPLRVTGTPEFEHAVRELMTQVEAAAPGVPNSRWLAIRLLDGDARVEQALRTGELARMVSRQQQRDVRFSKQIALQGAQ, from the coding sequence ATGAGCGGACACGATTGCGAGAGCTGCCCGGTGGCCGCCGAACTGGCGCCGATGGGCATGCAGGTCGGCGCGATCGATCGCGTCATCGCGCTGGCGGGCAATCCCAACACCGGCAAGAGCACCCTCTTCAACGCGCTCACCGGCCTGCACCAGCACACGGGCAACTGGCCAGGCAAGACGGTGACGCGCGCCGAGGGCGGGTTCGCCTGGAACGACGTGCGCTACAAGATCGTCGACCTGCCGGGGACGTACTCGCTGCTGTCGGCCTCGCAGGACGAAGAGGTCGCGCGCGACTTCATCCTGTTCGGCCAGCCGCACGCGGTCATCGTGGTGACCGACGCCAGTGCACTCGAGCGGAACCTGAACCTGGCCCTGCAGGTGCTCGAGATCACCGACCGCGTGGTCGTGGCCGTGAACCTGATGGACGAGGCGCGGCGCAAGGGCATCGACGTCGACACGCGCAGCCTGTCGCGCGACCTCGGGGTGCCGGTCGTGCCCATCGTGGCCCGGACCGGGGAGGGGATGCCGGCCCTGCTCTCGGCGGTGGACGGCGTGTCGAGCGGCGCCATCTCGACTTCGCCGCTGCGGGTGACCGGGACGCCGGAGTTCGAGCACGCGGTCCGCGAGCTGATGACCCAGGTGGAGGCGGCAGCGCCGGGCGTGCCCAACAGCCGATGGCTGGCCATCCGCCTGCTCGACGGCGACGCGCGCGTCGAGCAGGCGCTGCGCACCGGCGAACTGGCGCGCATGGTGTCGCGGCAGCAGCAACGTGACGTGCGCTTCAGCAAGCAGATCGCGCTGCAGGGCGCGCAGTAG
- a CDS encoding nucleoside recognition domain-containing protein produces MSDRVIETVPPDADAVLARARELRRQLSGGFREEAVKSLYAEAERVARRAVSQGGDMRAIAFEQRIDRLVTSPWFGLPIMLVLLAIVFWLTIAGANVPSALLAQGLFWIEAQAVTLFDAAGVPWWITGFLWHGVYRGLAWVVSVMLPPMAIFFPLFTVFEDLGYLPRVAFNLDFLFRRAGAHGKQALTMAMGFGCNAAGVIATRIIDSPRERLVAILTNNFVPCNGRFPTLIMLGTIFVGASFAPAFASVAAAGAVVGVVILGIGFTLLMSWLLSRTILRGEASAFTLELPPYRRPNIGRIFYTSLIDRTLFVLYRAMWTAAPAGAVIWLLANIRWGDRTLAAISAGWLDPLGHAIGLDGVILLTYVIAIPANEIVVPTLVMAYMGTGMMTEMEGLGDLRRLLVDQQGWTTLTAVNLMLFSLLHNPCATTILTIYKETLSAKWATVGALLPLGTAFLVCFLTATLARAFGWGG; encoded by the coding sequence ATGAGTGACCGCGTGATCGAGACCGTGCCGCCCGATGCCGACGCCGTGCTGGCGCGGGCGCGAGAACTGCGTCGGCAGTTGAGCGGCGGTTTCCGCGAGGAAGCCGTCAAGTCGCTCTATGCCGAAGCCGAGCGCGTCGCGCGCCGCGCGGTGTCGCAGGGGGGCGACATGCGCGCCATCGCGTTCGAGCAGCGCATCGACAGGCTCGTCACGTCGCCGTGGTTCGGCCTGCCGATCATGCTCGTGCTCCTGGCCATCGTCTTCTGGCTCACCATCGCCGGCGCCAACGTGCCGTCGGCCCTGCTGGCCCAGGGCCTGTTCTGGATCGAGGCGCAGGCCGTCACGCTGTTCGACGCCGCCGGGGTGCCGTGGTGGATCACCGGCTTCCTGTGGCACGGGGTGTACCGGGGGCTGGCCTGGGTGGTCAGCGTGATGCTGCCGCCGATGGCCATCTTCTTCCCGCTGTTCACCGTGTTCGAGGACCTGGGCTACCTGCCTCGCGTCGCCTTCAACCTCGACTTCCTGTTCCGGCGCGCCGGTGCGCACGGCAAGCAGGCCCTGACGATGGCGATGGGGTTCGGCTGCAACGCCGCCGGGGTGATCGCCACACGGATCATCGACTCGCCGCGCGAGCGGCTGGTCGCCATCCTGACCAACAACTTCGTGCCCTGCAACGGGCGCTTCCCCACCCTGATCATGCTCGGCACGATCTTCGTGGGGGCCTCCTTCGCGCCGGCCTTCGCGTCGGTGGCGGCCGCCGGCGCGGTGGTGGGCGTGGTGATCCTCGGCATCGGCTTCACGCTGCTGATGTCGTGGTTGTTGTCGCGCACGATCCTGCGGGGCGAGGCGTCGGCCTTCACGCTGGAGCTGCCGCCGTATCGGCGCCCCAACATCGGCCGGATCTTCTACACGTCGCTCATCGACCGCACGCTGTTCGTGTTGTACCGGGCCATGTGGACCGCCGCCCCGGCAGGCGCCGTCATCTGGTTGCTGGCCAACATCCGCTGGGGCGATCGCACCCTGGCCGCGATCTCGGCCGGGTGGCTCGATCCCCTCGGTCACGCCATCGGCCTCGATGGCGTGATCCTGCTCACCTACGTCATCGCCATCCCGGCCAACGAGATCGTCGTGCCGACCCTGGTGATGGCCTACATGGGCACCGGCATGATGACGGAGATGGAGGGCCTCGGCGACCTGCGGCGCCTGCTCGTCGACCAGCAGGGCTGGACGACGCTGACCGCCGTGAACCTGATGCTGTTCTCCCTCCTGCACAACCCCTGCGCCACGACGATCCTGACGATCTACAAGGAGACCCTCAGCGCGAAGTGGGCCACCGTCGGTGCCCTGCTCCCGCTCGGGACCGCGTTCCTGGTGTGCTTCCTGACCGCAACGCTCGCCCGCGCGTTCGGCTGGGGAGGCTGA
- a CDS encoding DUF6454 family protein yields MVDLVRVPSRRAFLAAAGLAMPAGLARTSLARTQQVSVRSGTLGTRLRTVPLGATLDHPQGITASADGTTWYVTSVLRKEQKGVLAAFRASDGGLVSRQEVQDGPRYHPGGLGRLGDTLWLPVAEYRRSSTSVVQARDAATLALRTSFAVADHVGAIAPTPSALIGCNWDARLFYEWTFDGRQVRAVEHDGSARYQDLQWLGDTLVAAGLIGDQGVVDLLEWPTLDLRERIVVGATDRGVVLTQEGMAVARNTLLLMPEDDPSRVFVHEWLGPAATEMTLVPPPSTTEPETSLFKKKPTP; encoded by the coding sequence ATGGTCGACCTCGTCCGCGTTCCCTCCCGTCGCGCCTTTCTCGCCGCTGCCGGACTGGCCATGCCAGCCGGGCTGGCGCGCACCTCCCTGGCCCGGACCCAGCAGGTCTCGGTCCGCTCCGGCACGCTGGGGACCCGGCTGCGGACGGTGCCACTGGGAGCCACCCTCGACCATCCCCAGGGCATCACCGCCAGCGCCGACGGCACCACCTGGTACGTCACGTCGGTGCTCCGCAAGGAGCAGAAGGGCGTCCTCGCGGCGTTCCGGGCCAGCGATGGCGGGTTGGTCTCGCGGCAGGAGGTGCAGGACGGCCCGCGCTATCACCCGGGAGGGCTGGGCCGGCTCGGGGACACCCTGTGGTTGCCCGTGGCCGAGTACCGGCGGTCGTCGACCAGTGTCGTGCAGGCGCGCGACGCGGCGACCCTCGCGCTGCGGACCAGCTTCGCCGTGGCCGACCACGTGGGCGCCATCGCGCCGACGCCATCGGCGCTGATCGGCTGCAACTGGGACGCCCGCCTGTTCTACGAGTGGACCTTCGACGGCCGGCAGGTGCGCGCGGTGGAGCACGATGGCTCGGCGCGTTATCAGGATCTGCAGTGGCTGGGCGACACGCTGGTGGCGGCCGGGCTGATCGGCGACCAGGGGGTCGTCGACCTGCTCGAGTGGCCCACCCTCGACCTCCGCGAGCGCATCGTCGTCGGCGCGACCGACCGGGGCGTGGTGCTGACGCAGGAGGGCATGGCGGTGGCGAGGAACACGCTCCTGTTGATGCCCGAGGACGACCCGTCGCGCGTCTTCGTGCACGAGTGGCTCGGACCCGCAGCCACCGAGATGACGCTGGTGCCACCCCCCTCGACCACCGAGCCCGAGACGTCGCTGTTCAAGAAGAAGCCGACGCCGTAA
- a CDS encoding NTP/NDP exchange transporter: MAASPSLPTPVSRLALLTGVTRDERSALAWSFLYFFSLLCAYGLLRPLREEMGVRHGVNRLQWLFSGTFLCMLLAQPLYGALVSRFERRVFLPVVYGFFIACLLVFYAVFRLDRGMTVAVPAFFIWVSVFNLFVVSVFWSFMSDIFTTDQAKRLYGIIAAGGTCGALAGPALTALLVQEVGVPQLMLISALLLGGALVAIVRLLPWATARRGADRAIGGTVLAGARLVTASPFLRAIAGLLLLYVTVNTILYYQQAAVVAAAFTDSASRAAYFARIDFAVNALTVVTQVVVTRVLLTRFGVTPLLMLSPLVVALGFAWLAATPGPLLLASIQVVHRAGNFSLIAPARESLFTRVDRESRYKAKAFIDTAIYRGGDLVVGWCMAAVAARKLPLGEVALIGLAVASIWALLGWRVGRTHDAHLAAAAPQPASATSPAVS; the protein is encoded by the coding sequence ATGGCCGCCTCGCCCTCGCTGCCGACGCCGGTGTCGCGCCTCGCCCTGCTGACGGGCGTCACCCGCGACGAGCGGTCGGCGCTCGCCTGGAGCTTCCTCTACTTCTTCTCCCTGCTGTGCGCCTACGGCCTGCTGCGCCCGCTCCGTGAGGAGATGGGCGTCAGGCACGGCGTCAACAGGCTGCAGTGGCTGTTCAGCGGCACCTTCCTGTGCATGCTGCTGGCCCAGCCGCTGTACGGCGCGCTGGTGTCGCGCTTCGAGCGGCGGGTCTTCCTGCCGGTCGTGTACGGCTTCTTCATCGCGTGCCTGCTGGTGTTCTACGCGGTGTTCCGACTCGATCGCGGGATGACCGTCGCGGTGCCGGCGTTCTTCATCTGGGTGAGCGTGTTCAACCTGTTCGTCGTGTCGGTGTTCTGGAGCTTCATGTCCGACATCTTCACGACCGACCAGGCCAAACGCCTCTACGGGATCATCGCGGCTGGCGGCACCTGCGGCGCGCTCGCCGGACCGGCGCTCACCGCGCTGCTGGTGCAGGAGGTCGGCGTCCCGCAGTTGATGCTGATCTCCGCCCTCCTGCTGGGCGGCGCGCTGGTGGCCATCGTGCGACTGCTGCCGTGGGCCACCGCGCGCCGGGGCGCCGACCGGGCCATCGGCGGCACGGTGCTGGCCGGCGCGCGCCTGGTCACGGCCTCGCCGTTCCTGCGCGCCATCGCCGGCCTGCTGCTGCTCTACGTCACGGTCAACACGATCCTGTACTACCAGCAGGCGGCGGTGGTGGCGGCCGCCTTCACCGACTCGGCCTCGCGGGCCGCCTACTTCGCCCGCATCGACTTCGCGGTGAACGCGCTGACGGTCGTGACGCAGGTGGTCGTGACGCGCGTGCTCCTGACGCGCTTCGGCGTGACGCCGCTGCTGATGCTGTCGCCGCTGGTGGTCGCGCTGGGGTTCGCGTGGCTGGCGGCAACACCCGGGCCGCTGCTGCTGGCCAGCATCCAGGTCGTGCACCGCGCCGGCAACTTCTCGCTGATCGCCCCGGCCCGCGAGAGCCTGTTCACGCGCGTCGATCGCGAGAGCCGGTACAAGGCCAAGGCCTTCATCGACACGGCCATCTACCGCGGCGGCGATCTCGTCGTCGGCTGGTGCATGGCGGCCGTCGCGGCGAGGAAGCTGCCGCTGGGCGAGGTCGCGCTGATCGGCCTCGCGGTCGCGTCGATTTGGGCGCTGCTGGGCTGGCGCGTCGGGCGAACCCACGATGCCCACCTCGCGGCGGCGGCGCCGCAACCTGCGTCAGCCACCAGCCCGGCCGTGTCGTAG
- a CDS encoding NAD-dependent epimerase/dehydratase family protein, producing the protein MPHTRRSFLATSLTAAAAAALPADLRAVAPLKVLIIGGTGFLGPHVVRRLQERGHAVTLFNRGRTNPQLFPDVEKLRGDRKTDLKALEGRKWDVVIDPSAYIPADVTASATLLAPSVRHYLLISTISVYAALDKPGLDESAPLATLKDPTVTQVTGETYGGLKALCEQAAEKAMPGRTTVIRPGLIVGPGDTTDRFTYWPVRVARGGEVLAPNKPSDFVQCIDVRDLANFVVHCVEGTITGIYNADAPQGSLTIGRLLDTCKQVSKSDATFVWLPKDFMEAQKVRPWSDMPVWLPAEGETAGEGQVSVKAAMARGLTHRPLAETVRDTLAYVETWPAERKAKLKAGLSPEREAEVLAAWKKR; encoded by the coding sequence ATGCCCCACACGCGCCGCTCGTTCCTCGCCACGTCCCTCACCGCCGCCGCGGCGGCTGCCCTGCCGGCCGACCTGCGCGCCGTCGCCCCGCTCAAGGTGCTCATCATCGGCGGCACCGGCTTCCTCGGGCCGCACGTCGTGCGTCGCCTGCAGGAGCGCGGGCACGCCGTCACGCTGTTCAATCGCGGCCGGACCAACCCGCAGCTCTTCCCCGACGTGGAGAAGCTGCGTGGCGACCGCAAGACCGACCTCAAGGCACTCGAGGGGCGGAAGTGGGACGTGGTGATCGACCCGTCGGCCTACATCCCCGCCGACGTCACGGCGAGCGCCACGCTGCTGGCCCCCAGCGTCCGCCACTACCTGCTGATCTCGACGATCTCGGTGTACGCCGCCCTCGACAAGCCAGGACTCGACGAGTCCGCGCCGCTCGCGACGCTGAAGGACCCGACCGTCACGCAGGTCACCGGCGAGACCTACGGCGGGCTGAAGGCGCTGTGCGAGCAGGCCGCCGAGAAGGCGATGCCCGGACGGACCACGGTGATTCGCCCGGGCCTCATCGTCGGGCCCGGCGACACCACCGATCGCTTCACCTACTGGCCGGTGCGCGTCGCCCGCGGCGGCGAGGTGCTGGCGCCGAACAAGCCGAGCGACTTCGTGCAGTGCATCGACGTGCGCGACCTGGCCAACTTCGTCGTCCACTGCGTCGAGGGCACGATCACCGGCATCTACAACGCCGACGCGCCGCAGGGCAGCCTGACGATCGGCCGCCTGCTCGACACGTGCAAGCAGGTGTCGAAGTCCGATGCGACGTTCGTGTGGCTGCCCAAGGACTTCATGGAGGCGCAGAAGGTGCGGCCCTGGAGCGACATGCCGGTGTGGCTGCCGGCGGAGGGCGAGACGGCTGGTGAGGGCCAGGTGAGCGTGAAGGCCGCGATGGCCAGGGGACTCACCCACCGCCCGCTCGCCGAGACCGTGCGCGACACGCTGGCCTACGTCGAGACGTGGCCGGCCGAGCGCAAGGCCAAGCTCAAGGCCGGACTGTCACCGGAACGCGAGGCCGAGGTCCTGGCCGCGTGGAAGAAGCGGTAA